The stretch of DNA CCAAGGTTGCATAAAGAGCATAAACACTTTGCTCATAAAAAAACACATTACTTAAATTGGTATCATTCTTAAATACATTAAAGCTATTTAACGATTCGGAATAAAAATCATTATCAATATTTTCAATGGTAGTTCTAGTTCCCAATTCTAATGTTAATGAATCATTTATGGGCAAAACATAATCCACTTTCATGTCTAATTCCGTGTTTTTGTTTTTCGTAACGGTATTTTGTGCTCTCGGATTTTTGTATTCCATTCCATTACTCAAGTAAAAATGTTCGTTATTATCATTATCCCCATCACTAGTATTAATTTCATAATCAATATCCACATCCAAGGTATGCTCTTCACTGTCGAATTGTGTTTGCCAACCAACATTCATGTCGTTTCCACGATAATAATCACCTGTATTTGCTAGCCTATCGGAGTACGATTGTCTTACTTTGCCCTCATCATAATAATCGTAATGGTTGTTATCAAAACGATCTCCCATTCCATTCCAACCACTAATTTCCATATACAAGGTGTTCTTTTTATTTACATAATAATCCAATCCTCCTGAATACCATAAATTAAGGTTTTTGCTAGCCCCAAAATCTGTCATGGTTTGCGTATAAGTAGTATCGCTAAAATAATTTCTATCAGAAACACCACTATAACTCCAAACCCCTTGATGATAACCAAAATTGGTGTTTACATTTATTTTATTTTTTCTGAAACTCAGCCCTAAATTACCGTTGTATCCTGGGTCGCCATTATAACTAGCCCCTAAACCAACATTACCATTCATTCCTCGAGCATTTTCTTTTTTCATGATTACATTCAAAATACCTGACATGCCTTCGGGGTTATATTTAGCAGACGGATTGGTTACCACCTCTATCCTATCAATTGAACTTGCAGGGATTTGCTTTAACAACTGTGCTGCATCAATGGTTGATGGTCGCCCATCTATTAAAATCTGAACACTTTGATCACCCCTTAAACTCACTTTATCTTGGTCATCCACATCTACCGAAGGCATGTTTTTTAACACATCCAAACCAGTCCCTCCTTGTACGCCAATATCTTTCGATACATTATATACTTTTTTATCAATCTTCACCTCCATCAATTCTTTCTCATCCACAAACTCAAACTGCGACATGTTTTTAGCAAATGAAGCTAAATTGATTTCGCCCAAATCAATTAAAGTATTTTCATCTGTGATATTGATATTATGAAAAAAGCTTGGTTCGTAACCAATAAAATCTACCTTAACATAAAAATTACCAACTGGTACTTTAATGATTTCAAAAGTCCCAGTAACTGATGTAATTCCACCTGTAACCAACGTAGAATCGCTGGTTTTAAACAAGGAAACCGTAGCAAATTCAATACTTGATTGAAGTGATTTATCTTTTACAACACCGCTCACCACACCTTTATTTTCTTCACTTTGTGCAAACAATATAGTGTCTCCACAAACGAAGAATAAAGAAAAAATGAAGAATTGAATGTATTTCATGAAATTTACTTTCTTTTTTAGATACTCCAAATGTATAAACCTTACCGGGTAACAACTAACGAATTGTGATTAGCGGTCATAAAAAATGTTAAAAACTTAAACAAACATCATTTTATTGCTCAATTAGTTTGTAATAACATGAAATACTACATTTGTAAAAAACACTATTATGAAATACAAAGTCTTTCATCAACAGCCCAACAGTAGATATATTGATATTGAATTTACTATTGACAACGTGAATTCTAACATGCTTCAAATACAACTCCCTGCTTGGCGACCAGGAAGGTATGAATTAGGAAATTTTGCCAAAAACATCCAAAAATGGGCGGCTTTTGATGAGAAAGGCAAAAGTTTAAAAAGCGAAAAAGTATCGAAAGACTTGTGGGAAGTGCAGACCAAAGGAGTTAAATCTGTTACCCTAAAATATAATTATTTTGCGAACGAACTCAATGCTGGTTCTTCTTTTATTGATGATAGTCAATTGTACGTAAATGGTGTAAACTGCTTTTTATATGTTCCTGAACGAATTAACGAACCATGTGAATTGGAATTAAATATCCCTAAAAACTTTTCGGTAGCAACGGGGTTAACACCAAAAAGCAAAAACAAATTTGTAACAAAAGACTTTCACGAGTTAGTTGATTGTCCTTTTATTGCTAGCAACAACCTAAAACACCATTCATTTACTGAGCAAAAAGTGAATTTTAATATTTGGTTTAATGGAGAGTGCAAACCCTACTTTAAAAAGCTGGAAACCGATTTTAAAAAATTCTGTAAAGCTCAAATTCAAGCCTTTGGAGGTTTTCCTGCTAAAGACTACCATTTTTTAATTCAGGTATTGCCTTACAAAGCTTACCACGGAGTTGAACACAGCAATTCTACAGTTATTACAATTGGTCCATCATACGATGTTTTTAACAACCCTGATTGGTATAATGAACTATTGGGTGTGAGTTCTCATGAATTGTATCATACATGGAACGTAAAACAAATTCGTCCCATCGAAATGTTTCCCTACAATTATACCAAGGAAAACTATTCGCCAATGGGTTATTTATGTGAAGGAGTTACTACTTACATGGGCGATAAGTTTTTGTTTACTTCTGGTGTTTTTAACTGGGAACAATATGCTAAAACGTTTAACGAGTTGTTGTTACGTCATTACCACAATACTGCAATCGACAATTATTCTGTTGTTCAATCATCGTTAGACACTTGGCTGGATGGTTATGTAAAAGGTGTTCCTGGCAGAAAAACATCTATTTATACCGAAGGAGCGTTAATTGCATTTATAACGGATGTTTTTATTTTAAAAAGCACTAAAAATGCCAAATCTTTACACGATGTAATGAAAATGCTTTATACCGAGTTTGCAAAAAAAGGAAAAGGCGTTTCTGATGCTGATTACAAAAATACTGTAGAAAAAATTGCAGGAAAATCGTTTGACAACATTTACAAAAACCTTATTCACGACAAAAAAGATTTTACCCCTTTAATAAAAAATAACTTAGATTATTTAGGAATTGAATTAACAATAACTCCTACCAACAATTTTAACGAGAGTTATTTAGGTTTTAAAACGCGTTACGAAAATGGAAAATGCTTCATCGACAACATTTACCCTAATTCTATTGCAGAACAACAAGGTTTAACCATTAATGATGAAGTTATTGCTATAAACGGATATAAAATAGTTAACGATTTAGAGTTGTGGAGCAATTATTTCAATAAAGATGAACAATTTTTAATCGTTAAAAAAGAATTAGGATTAACCGAACCCATTACATTAAAATCGGGAAAAGAGTTGTTTTTCAAAACTTACCGTATTTCAACCCCAAAAACTACCAATAAAAATTTTGTTAGTTGGAAAAAATAACATTTTTTTCAACTTATTAACATTTTAAAATTCCCCAATTTTATTGCTCGTTTTGTGATAAAAACATTCATTTTACGTTTTTTTGTTCAAAACATTTATCGTAAAAAAAGTTGCGTTTATCGAATAATGTTCTAAATTAGTTTCATCTAACTAATAAATTATTAATCAAAAATTAAAAAATTATGACAGAAGAAACTACACAATCAACTGGTAAAAGACCAGTATTCTTAACAGTATTATGTATTTTATCATTTATTGCAGCAGGTTTTGCTGTTTTTGGATACATAACTGTAATCACATTAATGGGTGCTGCCAGCGCTATAACTTCAGGTATGGAATCATTGGAAGGAATGGAAGGAATGTCAGCTCTTTCTGCAGCAACTCCTAGTGCTGGAATGACTTGGGCATATGTAATTGTAGGCTTTTTAACTACTATTGGTGCATTACTTGGCGTTCTTAAAATGTGGAAATTAAAAAAACAAGGTTTCATGATTTATACAGGATCAAGTGTTGTGTCTTTAATCATGGGTATTGTTTATAGTGGGTTTAGTGTATTTGGAGCAGTAATTACAATTGCTTTTATAGTAATGTATTATCTGAACGTTAAACACATGAACTAATTTTAAAAAAATTATTCGAAAAAGGCTGTTTATAACAGCCTTTTTTTTATACATTTACTTTATGGAAAATCAACAAATAAACACACAACAAAATTTACCAAATTCAACGGGAGTGTTGGTATTAGGTATTCTATCTATCGTATTCTGTTTTTGCTATGGTTTAGTAGGAATGGTTTTAGGTATTATTGCTATTGTTCTTGGTAACAAAGCTAACAAACTGTATAACGACAATCCAAACACCTATTCGGAAAGCTCATACAAAAACATGAAAGCTGGAAAAGTATGTGGTATTATTGGCCTTTGTCTATCTAGTCTTTACTTAATTGTAATTATCATTTACATTAGTATTGTTGGAGCTGCTTTAACTGCTATGCCTTGGGCTGAAATGATGAATCAGTATTAAAATAAACTATTATGAAAAATTTATCGCTTTTAGTAATTGGCTTAATTGTTTCGTTTTCTGCATTTTCGCAAGAAAAAATGAACATTACCGTTTGTGAAAAACCAGCAAATACCATTCACTTAAACCATTTACTTGAATGTAAAATGTTAACTGTTGATAACCCAAACTACAAGGTAAACTCTTTTACTCTTGGATTTAAATCTGGCAACGATTACATAGAAGTAAAAATGACTGACAATGTTGTTTCTGATAAAATTATTGATAAAATAAAAGAAGTTAACCCTGAGTATATTTATATTGAACAAATTGTTTTGGTTAATAAAAAAGGTGAAAAACTGAACCTTGAACCTTTCAAGGTAAAAAAATAATTTAAAAATTGATTCTTAAAAAGGCTGATAATATTTATCAGCCTTTTTTATTTTGATTTCATTCTAACCTATTATCCTTAATTTTGCTGCTCGTTATGAGCAGATTTTTTTTAGAAATACAGTACCACGGAGCAAACTACCACGGTTGGCAGATACAAGAGAATGCCCATACTGTTCAAGCTGAAATAAACGCTGCTTTATCTACTTTTTTGCAAGAAGAAATAATAGTAATGGGTTGCGGTAGAACCGACACTGGAGTTCACGCCAAAAACTATTATGCTCATTTTGAAACCGAAAAAACAGTTGATACTCAACAACTCACTTATAAACTCAACTGTATTTTGCCAAAAGACATTGCTTGTTCAAATACCATTTTGGTAAACGACGACCATCATGCACGATTTTCGGCAACATCACGTACTTACGAATATTGGATTATTCATACCAAAAACCCGTTTTACACCGATTTTGCCTATTATCACCCTGCAAAACTAAATGTAGAGTTAATGAACAAAGCCGCAAAATTGCTTATTCAACATGCCGATTTTTCGTGTTTTAGTAAAAGTAATACCGATACCTTAACCAACAATTGCACAATTACTTTTGCTCAGTGGGAAATAAAAAATAACATTCTGGTATTTACCATTACAGCCGACCGTTTTTTGCGAAACATGGTTAGAGCAATTGTAGGCACTTTGATTGATGTTGGTTTAGAAAAACTAGAAGCAAATGAAATCAATAAAATAATAGCATCAAAAAACCGTTCAAATGCTGGGACAAGTGTTCCTGCTCACGGATTATATTTAACCAAAGTAACTTATCCATTTATATAAAGTAAATAAAATTGTCAAACAGCGTATCAGGTAAAGCATTCGATTTTTTGTTATTTAAACGCATAATGAAATACACCAATCCCTACAAAGGTGTGTTTTATTTCACTGCTTTATTAAGCGTTGTATTGGCTTTTGTGGCTTTGGTTCGCCCAGTCTTAATACAACAAACCATTGATGAAAACATAAAAAACTTTGATGGCGAAGGTTTACTTACCATGACCATAATTTTGATTGGTTTTTTATTGTTGGAATCTGTTTTTGAGTATTTATTCAATTATTTGGGCAACTTGTTGGGACAAAACGTAATTCGTGATTTACGAAACCAAGTGTTTAAACACGTTTTGGAATTCCGTTTAAAACACTTCGACAATACCCCTATTGGTCAGTTGGTTACACGAACAGTTTCTGACATTGAAACCATTGCCGAAATGTTTTCGGGCGGTATTTTAGTCATAATTGGTGATTTACTAAAAATCGTAACCATAATTTGCTACATGCTTTACAAACAATGGGATTTAGCTTTAATGACCTTAATACCAATTCCATTATTGTTTTTAGCCACATCGGTATTTAAAAAAGTGATAAAAAAAGCTTTCCAAGAAGTACGTGAAGAAGTAGCTAAACTCAACACTTTTGTTCAAGAACACATTACAGGGATGTCAATTGTACAGATTTTTAACCGTGAAGAAGTTGAAATGAATAAATTCTCGAACATCAACAAAAACCATAGAGACGCTCACATCAAAACCGTTTGGGCTTATTCCGTTTTCTTTCCAATTGTAGAAATTTTATCAGCGGCATCCATTGCATTAATGGTTTGGTATGGGTTTAAAGAAGTAGCAGCACTTCATACCACACCAGGAACTATTTTCTCTTTTATCTTGTTTATATACATGTTGTATCGCCCAATTCGTCAATTGGCAGATAGATTCAATACCCTACAAATGGGAATGGTAAGTTCTGAACGTGTTTTTAAATTGTTAGACACCAATTCTACCATTGAAAATAGTGGTACGCTTACAGCTAAGGAATTAAATGGGAACATTGAATTTAAAAACGTTTGGTTTGCCTACAACGATGAAGAATGGGTATTAAAAGACATTTCGTTTAAAATTAAAAAAGGCGAGGCTCTGGCTTTGGTAGGTGCTACTGGTGCTGGAAAATCATCTATCATCAACTTAATTGGCAGGTATTACGAAATTAATAAAGGCGAAATTTTAATTGACGAAATTAACATCAAAGACATTGAACTTAACTTGTTACGTAAACACATTTCAGTAGTGTTACAAGATGTGTTTTTGTTTTCCGACACCATTTACAACAACATTACACTTTATAGCCCCGATATTACCGAACAAAAAGTAATTGAAGCTGCACAAAAAGTAGGTGCTCACGATTTTATCAGTAAACTTCCTGGAGGCTACCAATACAATGTTAAAGAACGTGGTGCGTTATTATCTGCTGGGCAACGACAATTAATCTCGTTTATTCGGGCTTATGTTCACCAACCAGAAATTTTAATTTTAGACGAAGCAACATCATCCATAGATAGCGAATCGGAAGCATTGATACAACATGCCACCGAAGTATTAACTAAAGACAGAACATCAATAATTGTTGCACATCGTTTATCAACCATAAAAAACGCTACCAAAATTTTGGTAATTGACAAAGGGTTAATTGTAGAAGAAGGTAGCCATAACGAGTTAATAAATACTGCAGGTTACTACAAAAAACTGTACGATTATCAATTTAAAAATGAACCTGTAAACTAACGAACATTTACTATCTTTACCAGACCAATGCTAAAATACACTTCCATATTATCGCTTCTAGTGGTTGTTTTTACCACCTTTTCGTGTCGGAAAGATGAAATTACTACCGATAGTTCTGCTCGTATTTCATTTTCTACTGACACCTTGATTGTAGATACTGTTTTTGCAACCATTGGCTCTACCACTCGTAGGTTTACCGTTTACAACAGAAACAACAAAGCGGTAAATATTGCAAGTATTTCTGTTGGAGGAGGTACAGGTTCTCAATTTAGAATTAATGTAGATGGTGTATCGGGCAATGTGCATACCGATGTTGAAATTGAAGCCAACGACAGTTTGTTTGTTTTTGTTGAAGTAACCATTGACCCCAACAATGTGCTTTCTCCATTTGTGGTAGAAGACGACATTATTTTTATTACAAACGGAAACCAACAAAAAGTACACTTGGCTGCTTGGGGACAAAATGCTCATTATTTTACACCTAAAGTTTTCCCTACTAATGGATTACCAAAATACTCTTGTTTAGATGGTGATTGTGATGGCAGCTTACCTCCTATTAACCAAACATGGATAAACGACAAACCTTATGTAATATATGGCTACTTGGTAATTGACTCGGCTGATGTATTGAACATTAACCCTGGCGTAAGAGTGCATTTGTACAACCAATCGGGTATATGGGTGTATAAAGGTGGTAACTTAAACATTAACGGAACAAAAGACGACCCCGTAACTTTCCAAGGAACACGATTAGATTATAGTTTTAAAGATGTACCAGGACAATGGGACAGAATTTGGGTAAACGAAGGCAGTGTTAACAATGTGTTTAATTACGCCATCGTTAAAAATGCTTATATTGGCATACAAGCCGAAACTTTACCTTTTGAACCCAACACCGCAATAAGTTCAAATAAATTGATTTTGAACAACTGCGAAATTCATAATTCTTCTGCCGTAGGTTTAATGGCTACCAATTTCATTATTGAAAGCGAAAACACCTTAATTACCAATTGCGGACAATACAACTTTTTGGTTACAGGTGGTGGGCGATACATTTTTAACCACGCTACCATTGCCAACTATTGGCCCGATGGGGTTCGACAAACACCTGCAGTTTTTGCTCAAAACTATTACCAAGATATTAACGGAAATATACAAGTACGAAACATTGATTCGCTAAATTTTAAAAATTCCATTATTTATGGGAATATCGACAATGAATTTACCACTGAAATAATTGCTCCTGGCACATTAAACTATGCTATTTACTACAGCTTATTAAAAACTACATCTGGTTTATCAGGCAATGTGGGCAACAACATACAAAACCCTGGTAATACGAGTATTTTTGCTGATTACACTATACACAATTACCGTTTAGCATGGAATTCTCCTGCTCAAAATGCTGGAGTTGCTAGTAGTGTTATTTTTGATAGAGATGGTGTTACTCGTAACAACCCTCCCGATATTGGTGCTTACGAGTATTGATTTATTAATCCTGATTAATTATATTTGAGTTAAATATATAGGCTAATAAATACAGAGGTGTATTTATTTGGATGTTAGTAGCCGATAGAAAAATGAGACCATTTCAAATAAAATATAAAAACATAGGCGAAATCAGACATGGTTCTCCTTACAATCTGGCAGATATAGTAATTATTGGAACAATTAAATTTTCTATTGAGAAAAATAATAGCTGGCAGGACAAGTGTTCATGGTCAAGAGATGGAAATAATGTGGCACTTGTAAAATGGAAACACATTAAATCAGAGCCAGGGTTTATAATTATTGTAATTAATTCACACACCGGAAAACAATTACATTCTAATTGGATACAGGGATGCTGTCATAAAGTAAGACTTCGAAATGACCTTACGATTTACTATGAAACGTTCACCCTAATTTCAGAACAGAATGGGAAAAAGGTTTACGGATTGAAAAGCAATGAAATAAAAATGGCTACATCAAAAAATAAAACCCTTTGAAAACGGTTTTCATTAAAAGTTACAACCTCAACAAAAACTCTACCGTATCAACACCATCAGCGTAATCCCATAAAGTGGGTTGTTGAGCTTGTCCTAATTTAAAAACGTTTGGTAGGTTGGCTTCAGTAACCACACATTGTATTTCTTCTTTTTTATTTTCTAATAATGTTGTTACTTCGTTTAAACTATTATAATACTCGTAATGTACTACTGCAACTGGAGATGATAAAGATTCTGCTTCTTTTAACAACACAAAATTATTGTCTAACAATTGGTTGCTGCCCAACAAATAAACAGCTTTGTTGTAATCGTAATTATTAGCATATTTATTATTCTCCACCACATGCTTGTAATCGTTTACAATAGATTCGAAAAACAAGTTAAAACTATAATTTTTAGGTACATACAGCTTAGAAACATTACGGCAACCCAAGCCAAAATATTGGAAAATATCTTTGCCTAAATTCATCATATCGGCGGCAGTTTCGTTACCTGTTAGCACGGCTACCGAGTTTCTATTTTTACGAATAATGTTGGGGTATTTTCCAAAATAATATTCAAAGTAACGTGCCGTATTGTTGCTTCCGGTAGCGATAACAGCATCAAAATTTTCAAGTTTATCAGTAAAAACAATCTTGCTTTTAAAATCAGGTTCAATGGCTATTAAAATTTCCGCAATTTTTTTAATCAACAAATTATCTTCTTTCGAGGCTTTAGCTACCAAAACATTACCTGTAATCAAGACCGTTAAAAAATCGTGAAAACCAACCAACGGAATATTTCCAGCCATTACCACTCCTACTCTTTTAGGTTTTGTATGATCATTAATGGTATAGTTACTTAACCATTGATGTAATTCTTCCTTTCTTAACATCTTGGCAATAGACTCAACTGCAAAAGCAACATTATCCGGTGTAAACCAGCCGTTAAAAGGTTTTTGGTTGTTCATTAAAATATCAAAATCGCTAAAAAATTGCTGGTTCAAACTTTCTAATGCCTCATGCTGATGTTTTGAACTGTATTGTGTTAAAAAACTTCCTAATTCTACAAAAGCATTTATTCTTTTTTCTAAACTCATTTTGTTACATTTGCGGTAAAATTACAAACATTAAACTGAAATACGATGGCAATTAAAATAACCGACGAATGTATTAATTGTGGAGCTTGCGAGCCAGAATGTCCTAATAACGCTATTTACGAAGGCGGAGATGAATGGAGAGTGAGCGATGGAACTTCTGTAAGCGGAAGTTTTAAGTTAAGAAACGGACAAGAAATTGATGCTGATACTACTCAAGAACCAGTAAGTACTGATTTTTATTATATCGTATCTGATAAATGTACGGAATGTAAAGGTTTTCATGATGAACCTCAATGTGCTGCTGTTTGTCCTGTTGATTGCTGTGTTGACGATGAAGACATAAGAGAAACTGAAGAAGAATTACTGGCTAAAAAAGATTTATTACACGCTTAATCAAGTATGGTACAATATTAGATTAGAAAAACCGTGTTTATTGCACGGTTTTTTTTATTTTTAGTTTATGCTTAAATCATTATACCTTATTCTTTTTTTACTGAGTTCGTCTTTTTTGTTTTCACAAGAAAAGAGTTTGGATTATTACGAAAAAGAACTAAACCAACTAAGTATTGATTTGGTTAGCGAAGCCAATGATGAAACGAAACAAAAAGTAAACCTTGAATTTCAATCCCTTTTAAAAGAAGCTTTAGAGCTTAATGGCTCATTTGACTTCCCTTTTAAGAATATTAGAGCCATCAGTATTTTAAAATCGAACGATAAAATTAAAATATACAATTGGGCTTTACCTTTTGAGGATGAAACTTATCAATACTTTGCGTTTGTTCAAGTTAAAATCAATAAAGACGAATACAAAGTTGTTGAACTCTTTGATAAATCGTCCGACTTAAATAAATCTGAATTTCAAACCCTCACCGACAAAACGTGGTATGGAGCCCTGTATTACGAAATTATTCATGATAAAAAATTAGGCAACGACACCTATACACTGCTAGGCTGGGATGGCGATTACAACCTTACCAACAAAAAAATTATTGATGTAATGACGGTGAGTAAAAACGGTGCAATCAAATTTGGTTCTTCTGTTTTTAAAATGGAGAAAAAAGTACAAAAAAGAGTGATTTTTACTTATTCAGAAACAGCAGTTATGTCACTAAAATTCGATGTAAAACAACAACTCATCGTATTTGACTATTTGGTTCCTACAAGCTCTAACTTAGAAGGTGTTTTTGAATATTACGGCCCGGCATTAAATCGTTTTGATGGATTTGTGTTAAATAAAAACAAGTGGTTGTATCAAAAAGATGTTGATATACAACAACGTAAAAACCTAAAAGACAGGTTTTACAACTCACCGAATTAAGTCTGATAAGGCTTTTTCTAAATTTTCAAACTGAAAAGAAAAACCTGAATCTTTAATTTTTTTATTACTTACTCTACTACCTTTTAAAAGCAAAACAGCCATTTTACCTAACATTATTTTTAATACAAAGCTTGGCACATTTGGTAATACAATTCTTTTACCCAATACTTTTGATAAACTTTTAGTAAAAATAGAATTGGTAGTAGCATCATCAACCACAGCATTATAGGCTCCATTCATGTTATTATCTTGAATAGCTTTTAAATACATCGAACATAAATCGTTGATGTGTATCCAAGGCATAAATTGATTGCCAGAACCCAAAGCACTTCCTAAACCAAATTTAAAAGGTAAAATCATTTTTGGCAATGCTCCACCATCTTTAGCTAAAACAATACCTGTACGTAATTTAACGGTTCTAATGCCTATAACATTAAATTTATCTATAGCATTTTCCCATAACATACACGTTTCTCCCAAAAAATCTGAATGATTGATATGCTCTTCAGTAAAAACAACGTCTGTAGTTATTGCACCATAATACCCAATTCCTGAAGCAGAAATAAAAGCCTTTAATTGATTTTTATGATTAGATAATACATCAAAGAGAAAAGAAGTTAGTTCTACTCTGCTTTGTAAAATTTTTTGCTGTTGTTTGTTTGTCCATCGTTTCTCAGCAATACCTTCACCAGCCAAATGAATGATATAATCAGCATTTGTAATTACATCTATATCTACCAATTGATTTTCAATGTCCCAAAAACTATACTTAAGCTTATTAGAACTTTTTCTATTACCTCTAGTTAATATTGTTACACTATAATTATTATTAATAAGCAGTTGGGTTAACTGCGAACCAATCAATCCTGAACCTCCTGTTATAACAACATTAATCATTATTATTTTTCAAATAATTTGTGTTGATTTTTTCAAACAACAGCTTAAACCATTCCGTATAATTTTCAGGGTTTTCGCTTAACTCTTCTTTAATGGACAAATATGTTGATTTTTTCCAAGTGTAAACTTCTAATTCATTCGGTGTAGGAATTTTATCTGTAATTCCAATAAACACATGGTCTAATTCATGTTCAATCAACCCATTAGTTAAGTTTGCTTTGTACAAAAATTTAAAAACAAAATTCAATT from Flavobacteriales bacterium encodes:
- a CDS encoding TIGR01777 family protein, yielding MMINVVITGGSGLIGSQLTQLLINNNYSVTILTRGNRKSSNKLKYSFWDIENQLVDIDVITNADYIIHLAGEGIAEKRWTNKQQQKILQSRVELTSFLFDVLSNHKNQLKAFISASGIGYYGAITTDVVFTEEHINHSDFLGETCMLWENAIDKFNVIGIRTVKLRTGIVLAKDGGALPKMILPFKFGLGSALGSGNQFMPWIHINDLCSMYLKAIQDNNMNGAYNAVVDDATTNSIFTKSLSKVLGKRIVLPNVPSFVLKIMLGKMAVLLLKGSRVSNKKIKDSGFSFQFENLEKALSDLIR